Sequence from the Methanocaldococcus sp. genome:
GGAAAATCTAAATGTAGAAATGGTTCATGATATGATGAGTATTATAGGAGGGTTAATCTTAATAATTATAGGGATTTGGATACTAAAAAGTTATTTTCATCCACATGAGCATAAAATAGATACTAAAAAAGGAACAATTGCTTTAGGATTATCCGCTGGCTTAGTTCCATGTCCAACGGCTTTGGCAGTTTTATTATTATCAATATCCTCGGGAAATGTAATTGATGGTTTAATCTATGTGGCTATTTTTAGTATAGGATTGGCTATATCATTAACTGGATTATTAGTATTACTCATTGAAAGTAAAGAATTTATAGAGAAATATATAGGTAGTAAAAAAATTTCAAAACTTCCTTTAGTTAGTGGGACTATAATTTTACTAATTGGTCTATATACAATTCTTCATCCAGTTTTACATCCTATTTTAGAATTATAAATTTTTAATTTCAAAAATCATTATATACTATTTTTTATTTTATTAAGTTGTATTTATTAGTGAAATTATAGCGATGGTTTTATTTGGTGAAAAAAATGAGTTCAACAATAACAGTTGATGAATTATTAAATAGAATTCAAAAGTAAATGTATTTATTAAATATACAAACATTTTATATTAGATGTTTTAATATGATGTTTTAATATATAGTATCTAAACTATGTTCAATGTGATACTATGGATGAGAACATAAAGATGTCAAAATTTGCTCATATAACTAAAGTCCATCCATGCTTCAATGAAAAAATTCACGATAAAGTTGGGAGAGTTCATTTGCCAGTAGCACCAAAGTGTAACATTGCATGTAAATTTTGTAGAAGAAGTTTAGGAAAAGAGGCATGTGAGCATAGACCGGGAGTATCATTAGCAATATTAAAACCTGAGGATGTTGAAGAATATTTAAAAAGAGTTTTAAAAGAAATTCCAAATATAAAGGTTGTTGGAATTGCTGGACCGGGAGATAGTTTGTTTAACAAAGAAACTTTTGAAACTCTTGAAATTATAGATGAAAAATTCCCAGACCTTATAAAATGTCTTTCTACTAATGGCTTATTGTTAAATAAATACTACAAAAAATTAGTTGATTTAAATGTTAAAACAGTAACAGTAACTGTAAATGCAATAAATCCAGAAATTTTAAAAGATATAGTAGAATGGGTTTATTATAATAAAAAAATACATCATAATGTTGAAGGGGCTAAAATATTAATAGAGAATCAAATTGATGGAATAAAAAAAGCTTTTGACGAAGGATTAATAATAAAAATAAATACTGTTTTAATTCCAGAGATTAATATGAACCATGTTGTTGAAATAGCAAAAGAATTAAAAGACTATGTATATATTCAAAATATAATTCCATTAATTCCACTATACAAAATGAAAAATATGAGACCTCCAACTTGTGAGGAACTAAAAAGAGTTAGAGAAGAGTGTGAAAAATATATTCCACAATTTAGGGCTTGCGGTCAATGTAGGGCTGATTCAGTAGGGCTAATAAAAGAAAGAAAAATATTAG
This genomic interval carries:
- a CDS encoding sulfite exporter TauE/SafE family protein, whose amino-acid sequence is MNLLFTITAFILGMLHALEPGHGKSVLAAYIVGTKTSIKDAILLGITVTVSHTAVVFLLGIISIYLLENLNVEMVHDMMSIIGGLILIIIGIWILKSYFHPHEHKIDTKKGTIALGLSAGLVPCPTALAVLLLSISSGNVIDGLIYVAIFSIGLAISLTGLLVLLIESKEFIEKYIGSKKISKLPLVSGTIILLIGLYTILHPVLHPILEL
- the nifB gene encoding FeMo cofactor biosynthesis protein NifB; this translates as MDENIKMSKFAHITKVHPCFNEKIHDKVGRVHLPVAPKCNIACKFCRRSLGKEACEHRPGVSLAILKPEDVEEYLKRVLKEIPNIKVVGIAGPGDSLFNKETFETLEIIDEKFPDLIKCLSTNGLLLNKYYKKLVDLNVKTVTVTVNAINPEILKDIVEWVYYNKKIHHNVEGAKILIENQIDGIKKAFDEGLIIKINTVLIPEINMNHVVEIAKELKDYVYIQNIIPLIPLYKMKNMRPPTCEELKRVREECEKYIPQFRACGQCRADSVGLIKERKILEEFFKEKNMEQNKNLDVFELKHFSH